A stretch of the Cyprinus carpio isolate SPL01 chromosome B4, ASM1834038v1, whole genome shotgun sequence genome encodes the following:
- the LOC122137154 gene encoding tigger transposable element-derived protein 6-like, with protein MSGKKKQYSKEKLNEAVEEVKAGASLRETAKKFGIPHTTLQDYKKNKYVHNPHPNSALTPGEEEVLLSFIFWMADHGFPVTRSLVKALAVGIIKESGRSETTTVNLEKGPSDVWWSRFKARHPELASRTADSLDRARVHGATPEAIEAFFRLHEALYEKHNLEYKPHLIYNCDETGFGDKPRSREKVLCQTGRKHVYQQQQTTREHITVHCCVNAAGDSIPPFIIYPGCLPSNAYRLDGPPNALYVIQEKGYMDSELFLKWLHHFIRYAPEERPLILIMDQHETHVSKEVIMFCREKNIEILCLPAHTTHILQPLDIAVFNPLKTAFSTMASRMGLVRGDIVVGKKQFSALLKHVYPTAVTAQNIKAGFRKAGIFPLSRAAVDTTKVVRVLPSVDGSDATQSSPAATPSITPSIAPTVPSIAPTTPSITSPTDISVITQTPCPTCNINKVGHKNYLVAAGVIPESLANVLMSPALERKEKVRRRIPLPARVITSDEYFDLLVEKETEEKDKEEKKRKRKEEMAKKKEEKKTSPGGQKAKKSGTSSY; from the exons ATGTCAGGCAAGAAAAAACAGTATTCAAAGGAGAAGTTAAACGAGGCAGTTGAGGAAGTAAAGGCAGGAGCAAGCTTAAGAGAAACAGCAAAAAAATTTGGCATTCCCCACACCACTCTACAggactataaaaaaaacaaatatgtccaCAACCCTCATCCTAATTCGGCCCTGACACCTGGAGAGGAAGAGGTTCTCCTTTCCTTTATATTTTGGATGGCAGACCATGGCTTCCCAGTTACTAGATCCCTTGTCAAAGCTCTGGCTGTTGGGATTATTAAAGAGAGTGGCAGAAGCGAGACCACCACCGTAAACCTGGAGAAGGGGCCAAGTGATGTGTGGTGGTCCAGGTTTAAGGCCCGCCATCCAGAATTGGCCTCAAGGACGGCAGATTCCCTGGACAGAGCCAGAGTCCATGGTGCTACACCGGAGGCCATTGAGGCATTCTTCAGGCTGCACGAGGCCCTTTATGAGAAGCATAACCTGGAGTACAAGCCACATCTCATTTATAATTGCGATGAGACTGGCTTTGGAGACAAGCCTCGGTCCAGGGAGAAGGTCCTGTGCCAGACTGGAAGGAAGCATGTTTACCAACAGCAGCAGACAACCAGGGAGCACATCACTGTCCACTGCTGTGTGAATGCAGCCGGAGACAGCATTCCACCCTTCATAATTTACCCCGGCTGCCTCCCAAGTAATGCCTATAGGCTGGATGGGCCCCCCAATGCCCTGTATGTCATCCAGGAGAAGGGATACATGGACTCCGAGCTCTTCCTGAAATGGCTCCACCATTTCATTAGGTATGCGCCTGAGGAGAGACCACTAATTTTAATCATGGACCAACACGAGACACACGTATCTAAAGAAGTAATCATGTTCTGCAGAGAAAAGAATATTGAAATTCTCTGCCTACCTGCCCACACCACGCACATACTACAGCCCCTTGATATTGCGGTCTTCAACCCACTGAAGACTGCTTTCTCCACCATGGCTTCCAGGATGGGTCTGGTGCGAGGGGACATTGTTGTGGGGAAGAAGCAGTTTTCAGCTCTCCTCAAACATGTCTATCCCACTGCTGTCACAGCCCAAAACATTAAGGCCGGGTTTCGCAAGGCTGGCATTTTTCCTCTGTCAAGGGCTGCTGTGGACACAACCAAg GTGGTGAGAGTGCTCCCATCTGTAGATGGAAGTGATGCCACACAATCCAGCCCTGCCGCCACTCCCTCAATCACACCATCCATCGCTCCTACCGTACCATCCATCGCTCCCACCACACCATCCATCACGTCACCTACTGACATATCAGTCATAACTCAAACACCTTGCCCCACctgtaatattaataaagtgGGTCACAAAAATTACCTGGTGGCAGCAGGTGTAATACCAGAGAGTCTGGCTAACGTCCTCATGAGCCCAGCCCTGGAGAGGAAGGAGAAGGTGAGGCGTCGCATTCCGCTGCCAGCCCGAGTCATCACTAGCGATGAGTATTTTGACCTGCTGGTAGAGAAAGAAACCGAGGAGAAAGACAAGGAAGAAAAGAAGCGAAAGCGTAAGGAAGAGATGGCAAAGaagaaggaggaaaaaaaaacaagcccagGAGGCCAAAAGGCAAAAAAATCAGGCACCTCCTCCTACTGA